The window GTATAATCATGGATATCACGATCTTCTCCCCCGGCATCTACACCTACGGCGCCATGCTGATCGGCGGCGTTCTGCGCGATGCGGGACACGAGGTCACGCTCACCCGGACGCCCGAGGTTCCGGAAGGCTCACTCCTGCTTGCGAGCCTCTTCTCGACCCAGCACCTTCTCGACCCCAAAATCAGGTCGCTTGTCCGGAGACACCGCGAGCGGGGGGGCACGGTCTACGTCGGGGGACCGGTCTCGGCCGTACCGGAGATCGTGCTTCGGGAGCTCGCTCCCGATGCGGTGGTCGTCGGCGAGGGCGAGGAGACCGTGGTCCGCCTCGCCGAGGAGGGCGCCTCGGAGACCCTCCCCGGTATCGCCTACCTTGACGGCGACCAGGCCGTCGTGACGGCCCCCGCCCCACCGGCGCCGATCGATCGGCCGCTCCCCCTGATCCCGGAGGATATCGGCAGCCAGAGCATCCGGGGCGCGAGCGCGTACATCGAGACCCACCGGGGATGCATCGGGGGATGCACCTTCTGCCAGGTGCCCCGGTTCTTCGGGAGAGAAGTCAGGAGCAGGCCGCTTGAGAGCATCATCGAGGAGGTGAAGGCATTCCGTGCAGCCGGGGCCAAGCGGCTCTCGATCTCGGGGGGGACCGGGTCGCTCTACGGCTCCCACGGTTGCGAGATGAATCCCGGGGCCTTCATCGCCCTTCTCCGCGGGATGGCGGAAGTGATGGGGCCAAAGAATGTATCCGCCCCGGACATCCGCGTCGACTGCATCACCGACGAGATCCTGGACGCCATCCGGCAATATACCATCGGGTGGGTCTTTTTTGGGATCGAGTCGGGGAGCAACCGGGTGCTCCGACAGATGGGCAAGGGCGCGACCGTCCGCGAGGTCGAGGAGGCGGTGGAACGGTGCCGGGAGCATGGTCTTCACGTTGCAGGAAGTTTCATCGTCGGCTACCCGGGCGAGACGGAACGGGACTACGAGGCGACAAAAGACCTGGTTGCCGCGCTCTCACTCGACGATGTCTTCATAAGCAGCGCCGAGCCAATTCCCGGGACGCCGCTCGCCGATCTGGTGATCAGGACGCCTCGCGATAAAAACCCGGCTTTTATGCCGCATACCGGGGAGTACCGGGCCCTGCATCTTACGGAGAGCGAAGCGCGGTGCTTTGACCTGATGATGCATGCCGATATGTATCGGCCGCAGATTCGGCTTGTGACTGACGAGGTCTACGCCGCGTACTTAGCCGAGGCAAAGAAACAGGGAGAAGACATCCGGGCGGCAACCGAGCTGATCCTCCGCTACGCCCAAAGATGAGTTCGGGACCGGAGATCCCTCTTCTCATTAATTCCTGATCACGACAGATTCTCCCGAACGGGAAACCCTTAAGTATCCTCGATCCTCTACTCCCCCTGCCTTGAAGGGATACCCCTTCGCAGGTAAACGAGTTAGAGGGAGATACGATGGCTGGACGACAGACTGGGCCGGCGCTGGAGATGGAGACCCGGCCAAGATTGGGAGAGACGGTAGACCTGATGCGGGCACATGAGATCAGGGATATCAGGGTTCAGAACCCGGAGGGAGAGAGGCTCGGCGACCTTACCGATATCGCGATCGACCGCGAGAGTGGCTGTATCAGATACGCGGTGCTCGCCTACGGCGGGATCCTCGGGTTTGGTGAGAAACATTTTGCCATTCCCTGGGAAGCAGTTCGAACCCGCCCGGGAGAGAGGGTTGCTGTTGTGGATACCGATAAGCAGAGGCTTGATAGTGCATCAGGGTTTTCCCGGGAGAGTATGCCCGCCGAAGGTGACTGGAGCCTGATCAGGACACCACCACCGGTTCGCGGCGGGGTAGTGGAACCCTCACGCCCGGTAACAGAACGCCCACCCTCGGCGGAGATGGGAGCGGCGGCACCGAAGGCGGAACCCATGCCCCCGGAAAGAGACGTCCCGATGCCACCGCCCGTCCAGACGGTCGCGGGCGGTTGGGGCGGAGTCCCGACGACCCCGCGCACCGAGGAGCGGCCGACCCGGAGAGAGACCGTCGTCGAGGAGGTCAGGAGAGAACGTCCGGCAGAAGCGGAGACCCGTCCGGTGATGGGGGCCGAACGCCCCATTACGACCCCGGGACCGGCTCCCGGGCACATCTCCGCGGCCGACCTGCAGACCTACCTCAAGGGCATGGATTACCCCGCGGGCAGAGAGGATCTCGTCGCCCATGCGCAGAGGAACAACGCACCGGAGAGCGTGATCACGATACTTCAGGGCTTCAGCGACCGGACCTACCGGTCAGCCGCCGAGGTGAGCGAGGAGTTCGGCAGAGAGACCCGCGGCGAACGGCCGGGAGCGCCGGAGACCGTCACCCGGGGGGAGCCCGAGGTCCGAAAGACCGTGCCGCACCGGGAACGCATCTCCGCATCCGACCTGCAGACCTACCTCAAGGGCACGGATTATCCGGCGGGAAGGGAGGATCTTGTCGCCCACGCGCAGAGGAACAACGCACCGGAGAGCGTGATTGCGGCAATCCAGCAGTTCAGTGACCGAACCTATCAGTCGGCTGCCGACGTAAGCGTCGAGTTCGGCAGGGAGACCCACGGCGAGCGGCCAGAAGCATTGGAGACCAGAGCAAGAGAAACCCGGACTGAGACGGTTACCCGGGAGACTGTGCCGCACCGTGAACGCATCTCCGCGGCCGACCTGCAGACCTACCTCAAGGGCATGGATTATCCGGCAGGTAGAGAGGATCTCATCACCCACGCGCAGAGGAATAACGCGCCGGAGAGCGTGATTGCGGCGATCCGGCAGTTCAGCGACCGAACCTACCGGTCAGCCGCCGAAGTGAGCGAGGAGTTCGGCAAAGTCAGGTGACGGAAGGGATCACCTGAATCTGGCAGATGAGGGGCAACCATCCCTTCATCGACCCCCGCACACCCTTTTTCATCACGGAGAATTCCCTCCCGGGATTTGAGGAAATTTTTAATAATCTCAACGTGCATCGTCCGCTCTGCGCGAAGGCGGAGATCACCTTCGAAAGCATATGAGGGAGAT of the Methanoculleus thermophilus genome contains:
- a CDS encoding DUF2795 domain-containing protein, with product MAGRQTGPALEMETRPRLGETVDLMRAHEIRDIRVQNPEGERLGDLTDIAIDRESGCIRYAVLAYGGILGFGEKHFAIPWEAVRTRPGERVAVVDTDKQRLDSASGFSRESMPAEGDWSLIRTPPPVRGGVVEPSRPVTERPPSAEMGAAAPKAEPMPPERDVPMPPPVQTVAGGWGGVPTTPRTEERPTRRETVVEEVRRERPAEAETRPVMGAERPITTPGPAPGHISAADLQTYLKGMDYPAGREDLVAHAQRNNAPESVITILQGFSDRTYRSAAEVSEEFGRETRGERPGAPETVTRGEPEVRKTVPHRERISASDLQTYLKGTDYPAGREDLVAHAQRNNAPESVIAAIQQFSDRTYQSAADVSVEFGRETHGERPEALETRARETRTETVTRETVPHRERISAADLQTYLKGMDYPAGREDLITHAQRNNAPESVIAAIRQFSDRTYRSAAEVSEEFGKVR
- a CDS encoding methyl-coenzyme M reductase glutamine C-methyltransferase encodes the protein MDITIFSPGIYTYGAMLIGGVLRDAGHEVTLTRTPEVPEGSLLLASLFSTQHLLDPKIRSLVRRHRERGGTVYVGGPVSAVPEIVLRELAPDAVVVGEGEETVVRLAEEGASETLPGIAYLDGDQAVVTAPAPPAPIDRPLPLIPEDIGSQSIRGASAYIETHRGCIGGCTFCQVPRFFGREVRSRPLESIIEEVKAFRAAGAKRLSISGGTGSLYGSHGCEMNPGAFIALLRGMAEVMGPKNVSAPDIRVDCITDEILDAIRQYTIGWVFFGIESGSNRVLRQMGKGATVREVEEAVERCREHGLHVAGSFIVGYPGETERDYEATKDLVAALSLDDVFISSAEPIPGTPLADLVIRTPRDKNPAFMPHTGEYRALHLTESEARCFDLMMHADMYRPQIRLVTDEVYAAYLAEAKKQGEDIRAATELILRYAQR